One Pseudobutyrivibrio xylanivorans genomic window, AAGAAATCCGCTGAAAGAAGGATCATAAAGACCGTACTCTGAAGCGTAAGGTTTCCGTCTATAAAGGTTTTTCCCGCAAGTGCAATACCAACTGCGGCACGTATTGTCCAAAATAGCTTTCAAGCTGTTCTACACCTTCCACTGATTCCTGAACAAGTTCTGCGGTTGTCGCATGCTCTCTGTATGTATTCCCAAGCTTCAGTATCTTTTTATATATCTGCTCTCTCATTACGCGCTTTACAGTCTTCGATGCACGATAGCTCATCTGCGTCGTTTTCTTTGTCATGACAAACCGAACAATGAGAACACCTGCAAGTATCGCAAGAGAAATAAGCATCTCATTTACGGTCATTTCCTTGCGATACAGCTTTCCTACCGCATTTGCGATGACAAAGATCATCACTGCGTTCATCATAAGTTCAACCCATTGGCAGATAATGTTACCCACTATGTATTTTTTGCTCTCTGGACACATAGCCATCAATCTCTTATCAAACATTTACTATCTTTACTCCCTTAAAGCGGCTTATTATTTTTTACCATCTGTCACAAAAAAGGATTCTTTGTTTAGACTTTATCATTTACCTCCCGCCTATGCTCATTATGAAATTGCAGCACATGTGACTATTGCTAAAAACAAAGTCAATAACATGTCTATTCCTCCAATCGTTTAACTTTATCTGCAGTTTCATGATATCACTAAGCGTTAGTTGCCGCTAACACTATTTTCAAAAATGATGCCCTGCACAAGCAGAGCATCCGTTATCATGAACTATCAGTTCTATTATCGAATTGTATTTACTTGCTGCAAGCCTTTGATCCCAATTGCTGCATCTTGTGCATCCTCATAATCACCGGCATAGACCTGCATTGGCTTAGCAAACTTTTCTCTCGTTCAGTGTCATGATACGCCTCCTTATCTGTGCTTATTGCACCTTTCTTCATCAATCTTTATTATCTTTCTTACCATCGTTAATCCTCTCTTGTTTCGCTGTATTCTTGTTTGTCAGAACAATATTGGAGTATCACCATACATAATAATTCTTATGATTCCAATAACAACAAGATGTGCCGGATAGTAAATATAGAAAAACCATTTTAGCCATTTAGCTTTTCCTCGCTGTCCGTCATAACGTTTCATAAGCGGATATACAAGGATAACAAACAATTCTATGATTCCGTGAACTTTATTTACAAAGAAAAACGACACTACTGCATACAACATAACCCATAGCATCATGATAAGCGTTTGTTTTTTTAGATCACCGCGATGTCTGTGAATGCCTATGATCGCCAGCACCGCGATACAACTCCAATCCGCAGGAAAAGCACTCCATACAAGTACAAAAATCAGGATATGTTTCAGCACTTTATACCTGAACTCTGAATCCTGAAGCCACAGTACCAACACTGCTATAAACAATGGGTACATGACGCTTGTCTGATTAAAAATACCTGTTTTAAGCGGAACGAAGTTTATTCCAAAAGCAAAACAGTACGCAAAATGCGAGATTATGGCAAATATGCCCAGTCTAAGCAGATACTTTTTTATGTTGTGTGTGTAATGATAGCCCTCTGCGATGAAAAACCACATAATCGGAGCCGTCAGCCTTCCTATAATATGTAGCGCAATAGGAAGCGGCTGTGCCGGGAACGATGGATAGAATAAATTGGCAGCATGATCTATCGTCATGGCAATAATTGCTATTATTTTAAGATGATTGGAGTTTAATTTCTTTTCCATTTTATCCCTATCATAAATTATCCTGAAATATATTCCGAGTTATTGTTTATTCGTTTCCTTCTTAAATATCAAATGATTAAAAAAAGCAATTTTTTTTAATTCTTCCATAGTACTTGTTTTGATTTCCAATGCAAGCATCGATTGATACCATTCATTTGTATACTTGATCTCATTATTCGAAGACAATCCGAAGAATGTCCTTATTCCATAGCTATCGGAAAGGTTGTTCCACCATGTTTCTATAGTCCCTAATTGTTCCCATTTTTCTTACTTCCTTAGCACGTTTTACTGAAATTAATCTTACACAGGGCATATCATCTGAAGGTCAAATGGTTCTTCTTCAGCAATTTCTTTTATTGGGTTAACTGTCAAATCACTCCCCATCGCTCTGTAAAACGCAATCGTCTCCTCTGAAGAGCAAGCAGATATGTACAAAGCTTCCGCACCATTTTTTCTTGCTTCATCTTTTCCTACTTCAAATAATCGTCTGCCGATGCCTAGACCTCTACATTCAGAAGATACCTGCATCATATCAAGAATCATATATCGACCTTTTAGCTGTTTTAATAGCCCTATAAAACCAACAACTCTATCATTTTCTAATGCAATGTATGTAATATATTCATCACTGCTTATTTGCTTGGCTACTGAACGTTTTTTATTTAGATTCCAATCTTCGGTATATTTGCATTCAATCAATATATAGTCCCCGTCAATTCTGCGATATACCTTATTTACATCCTGTTTTCTGTTATATGAATCCAATGAATTTATAGAGAAATTCTTTTCTGATAATAATTCTATTTTAATCAAATAATAAATCTCCTTGCTTCTAGACATTTATACGATTGAAAAGATATATTAACTTTTTTCTATCAATTCTTTAGCATAATCCCTCTTATTCAGTCGTTCGTATCATTCTGACTTCCACAATCGGAGAACCCAGTTTTATTACTTCTTCTCGTCCATCAATACAAAAGCCACATTTTTCATAAAACTTGATTGCACGCTTATTATCCTTAAGTACCCAAACTGCCACCGTTTGGTAATCGAGTTCACCCAAACCGGCTTGCATAAGTGCCTTGCCAACACCGGTACCACAGTATTCTTCCAATACATAAATTGCAAAAATCTCGCCAGTCTCAATTAGTTCTTCATCATGGTATTTTCCATAACCCACAAATCCAACTACCTGATTGCCATCTTTTGCAACTATAAGATTATCAGGCCACTTGAAAGCAATTTCTTCACACTTTGCTAAAGTCATTGAATCCAGATAGCTTTGTTCCACTATTCCTTTATATGCAGCCTGCCATGACTTCCAATGAACATAAGCTTTTCCTTTAATCTCTTCATCAGATTCCATTTTCTTTATCTCAATGCCCATATTCAATCTCCGATGTGCCTTAGTATATTATGCTGAAAGTTAATCTGTTCAGAAATACTTAAATTTATACTTTGTAGCAACTGTTTATAATTATACCTATATCTACCACCCTGTTCAATATTATGTGCATTAGTCTTGCCCCACCATTACTTGAATGTTTTGAAGGCTTTCGGCACACAAAAAAGACCCGGTACATTGTACCGAGTCTTTTGAAATCTGCAATTGCAGATGATTATCTCTTTGAGAACTTTTTCACTGCCTTAAGTGCTGTGTTTGTGGCATTTCCAGGACAAATTGCTGTTTACCTGCTGCGTACGGTAGAAAGCTCAGGACTAATGTGTGCGGTTGGTGGCAACTTTAATAACTGCGACCAAAAATAATACTCTGATCTTACTTTCTACTCATTAAATCCTTGTCTGTCTTTTGTAAGATTCAACTCTTTCTTCTAATATTTGCAGTATCTTGAACTGCCTTTGGCAACCACTCCGCATTTACATAGTCAAGCGGTATCACCAATTCCTGTATCTTATCTTCAAAAGCAGGTCTTTTTATATCATCCGGAAGATAATCCAAACCGACTTCTCGCAGACTGAGAACACTGTCATGAATCCACCCGACAGCCTGTCCATCGCAATATAGGCAATAGCAGCCAAACATCTTCTTTACACTGACGTCTAAATCTTTGAGGCCATCCAGCCATTCTTGAACTATGCACAGTTCTTCGTATGCCATTTCGATGCTCCTTTATACCTTAATCCTCACGCTTAAAGACAAATTATGCCAAACGGTATTAAGTATCTCTCATTTAATGTATCGAATTAAAAATTCAGTAATCCCTATAATTGAGAATCCATTCTCATCTAGTGTTTCACCAATCGGTCTATTTACAACAAGTATCTTTTGTACTTGATCATTTAACTTAAAATAAGGACGTATTTCTCTTTCTCTTGTTTCTGCATTAGAGATATCAGCAGTTACCTGTATATAAAGAGATCTAAGCCCTTTAGTGGCATAAAAATCCACTTCATTATTTTTCCTTATAGATTTTCCATTTTTATCTTTTTCAACAGTGTCAAAAGCACCGACATTAACAGAATAACCATTATAACAAAGCTCATTATAAACAATGTTTTCAAGCATTTGTCCTTCATCAGGAAATGCGAAATTAAGTCTGGCATTGCGTAATCCAGTATCTATAAAATAATACTTTCTGAGCGCACCGATTTCTTTCCGTCCTTTTAAATCATAGCGTTTTGCCTCACGCAAAAGGAAAGCATCTTTAAAGTAACTAATATAGTTTTCAACTGTCTGTTTATCGATATTTTCATTTCTAACACTTTCAAATGTATTGGCTATTTTTTCTGAATTAAGTAGTGAGCCTGTTGAAGAACTAATAATATTACATAGTTCATCCAAGGCCTCTCCTTTTTTCAACTGATTTCTTTCAACAATATCAGCGAAATATGTAGTAGCGAACAAGCTCTTTAGATATTCTTTTTTCTCTTCGTCGCTTTTTAATACAGCTAACGGCATTCCACCGTATTGCATATATGAATATATTGCTTCAGTTGCTGAACCTCCGACATATCCATAATATTCTTCAAATGACAGCGGAGACAGCTTTATGTTTGTTGCCTTATCTCTAAATTCAGTAACAATATCTGAAGACAACATTTTAGAATTTGATCCCGTCACATATAAATCTATATTTTTTTCTCTTGAGAGTCCGAGCACAACATCTACAAATGAGATTACCTCAGTATCATTAGCATTCGCCAAAACATGTTTACCATCAGTGAAATTTGGATTGATTATAGGATATACCTTCTGTATTTCATCAATAAATACATAATAATTTTCATTTTCTTTGCATCTTTCCCTTATATACGCTCCTAGTTCCAAAGGATCACGATACTTACTATTTTTATCATCATCTAATTCCATGATAATTATCCTATTCTCTGGAACTTTCTCCGAAAGCAAGTATTCTCTATAAATTTCTTTAAGAAGAAAAGATTTTCCACATCTTCTTACACCTGTTATCACTTTCGGAAATCCATTATTTCTGGCATTGATCAACTGATTCAGATATCTATCTCGCTTTATCATATAATCTCCTAAATTGTAGAATTCTACATTTTTATCAATTACATATTACCACTTCGCATTATCTTAATCAACAAAGTTGTAGAATTCTACACTTTTAGCGATTATCACAATTCAATAAAAAAACACCCCAAGACAGTTGTCCTGAGGTGTAATAAATCGCATATAATTGTCCAAAGACGTAATACGTTGTGAAACGATTATCTCTTTGAGAACTTTTTCACTGTCTTAAGTGCCTTGTTTTGGGCATTCCTAGGGCGAGTTGCTGTTTACCTGCTGCGTACGGTAGAAAGCTCAGGGCTACTGTGTGCTGCTGACTTTTTCATCTACTCAAAAAAGATTCCTTTCAACAACTTCTTTTTGCCTTCTTTGTAGTAAAAAATCTCCTACCATCTCATAGAAATCTTTTTCTTCTTCAGTCTCAATAATAGCATATTTATAGGCTTTTTCAAGTTTCCTCCAGAATTCTCAGTCCTTCCTTATAATCCTGTCCCAAAACTTCCTGTGTCTTTTGGAAGTCATATTTCTCATGTAGCCTGTCATGAACCCTTAAGAACTCTTTCTTTCCGTATTTCCTTATATATAATGCCTGAGCCTTTGCTGCATTTGCTCCGTCATTTGATGGAATATAGAACCCTTTATTGCAATTTTCGAGCTCATCACACTCATAACATCCGTCCAAATCTTTTTCCTTACAGCATTTCACATTCGGACATATTCTGTCCTCAGCACAGGTGGCAAAAGAGCAGACATTGTACTTCGTTCTGCAGGATCCGCACCACTCTGAAAGGAAACAGTGATTACAGGAAAAGCCACAATAAGCAATAGGATCAACACCCTTTCGTGCTATCTTGCAGAGTTTATTCTTGATGCGGCGCATGGCTTCGATATGCATGATCCAGTGACGGCTAAATGGCATCTGAATCAGTCCTTTTATATCCTTTCCGCACCAGTAATCAATCAGCCAAAAGGCATTCTCATTCTCACTGACACTTTTACTGCGGATAAGTTTTTCCTTTACATCGCCGCCGAATTTTTGCTTTAAATCCTTGTATGTCAGATTTCCAAGAATCTGATCCGTAGACTCCTTTACAGCTTTTACATACAGATATAGTTCTTTAATATTCAGTTTTTCTGAAAACTCTGCAATCTCGTTTCCCTGAAGTTCATTACCCGTAGTAATAATAGGTGCGCCAATGCGATTATGAAAGTCATGTGTAAAAAGGATTTGACTATCCCCTGCTATCATCTCATGGGCAACTATATCTTCAATCCTGAAAATATGCCAGATAGAATAGGCAAGGGTTTTACTGTGATATCCGTCCGCACCCGCAAAAGGCATTTGGGCAAAAGCCTCATCCGGATATCCACTCACAATCTGTGTGATCTGCTCAAACATTTCCTCACGAAAAGCCAAAAGCTTCTGAATAGCATCTTTAAAGGTTGCTTCCTTCGTCAGCAATTTCTGTATTTCTTTATTGTTTTCTGACCATGATTTGTCCATAATCTATCTTCTCTCATCGGTTAATCCAGCATTATTATTCCATTGTTCTTTCTTACATTTTAATAAAGTCATATTAAAATAGGCAAGCCTTACCCTTAATCTTTAAGCCCAAAAGTGGACCACTAACCCCGTCCCCAGGGAGTCTTTTTATTGCTACTTTATGCTATTGCTTTAGTTCTTTTGCCAATTAAACAATAGTATGTCACCATGAGCATCAGAAAAGCGCCTATCCATGCAGATACTTCAGAAATGGCAATTCCCTTAAATCCGTTCCTTCCTACCAAAAAGCCAAAGATCAGTCTCATAATGACTTCGAGCCCGCCTGAGAGCATTGGTATAAAGGTATTGCCCAACCCCTGAACAGAGTATCTGTATACAAAAAGCCAGCCCAGGGCAAAAAAGCTTATTCCCATGATCGGCATGAAATCGGTACAATAACCGATTATCATGTTGTCAGTCAGCAGCATCCTTGCCAGGCTTCCGGGCACAAATATCATAAGGAGCGATATAGGCACATTCACAAGTGTAGAGAGCATCAGGCCCTGTCTTACTCCTGTGCGTATCCTGTCATATTTGCCAGCGCCCTTATTTTGCCCCACAAAGGTCATCATGGAAAGACCTACGGACATTCCGAACTGCTCAAAGAGTGATGCAAATTTCATGCAGGCTGAATAGGCTGCCACATATGCGCTTCCCATAAGATTTACGAAGTACTGCAATACCATGGTCCCTGCAGCTGTGACCGAATTCATAAGTGCCACAGGAAGTCCTATTTTCATCAGTTCAACCAATATATTCTTTTCATCTGCTTTTTCCGACGTGTCTTTTCCCAGACTCATAAAATCGATGGTTCTAAGCTTTTTAAGGCACAAAAGGTATGATACAAACTGAGAGACCACTGTTGCCACTGCTGCTCCGACAACTCCGGTGCCAAAGGCCATTATGAAAATAATATCAAGCATGATGTTCACGAGTGATGAACAGATCATAGCAGTGAGGGGCGTTCTGGAATCTCCCATTGACTGGAGAATTGTAATCTCAAGGTTATTCATAACCGTCACTACAATTCCCAATAAGATCACAACAAAATATCTATACGAATCGTCAAAGATATCTTCAGGAGTGTTCAAGAACGTCAGCATCTTATTAAGCAAAGAAACGCATACAACAGTAAAGGCTATTCCAAACGTGATACTGAGCTTCTTGGCTGCTCTGATGTATGCATTCAGCATAGCCATATCGTTTTTTCCAAAGCTCTGGGCAAAGGTTATGCCAAATCCTCTGGTCATCCCCACAACAAATCCAAGTATAAGGAAGTTAAGTGTCCCGGTTGCCCCAACAGCAGCTAGCGCCTGATCCGAGATTCCCTTGCCAACTATAATGCTATCCACAAGACTATATAGTTGTTGGAAAAGATTTCCCCATAATAAGGGCAAAAAGAACAGTATGATCTGTTTCATACTGTTTCCTGAGGTCATATTTTGTGTGGTCTGTTCTGTATTTGTCATGTCCGCTCTCTTTGGTCTTTCTCTTAATGTTAATTATTTAATAGTTAAGATCATTTAAGTATCCGGGCTATTCCCTTTGCAAGACGCAAATCCGCATCTTTGAAATGATTTCCGGGATTCATTTCAAACGTAGTTTCTATGCCCTTATTCTTGTATTGATCATAAATTTTTCCAGTCTTATCTTCAACTGTGCTAAGAAGCGCGTTGCGAGTGCGTGCCTCTCTATCGCCAAGGGAAAAATATACTCTTGAAGGCATTTTACCAAAATTATTTTTTTCTGCATATTCTAAAAATGAAGGATACCACATAGATCCGGATGCACTTACTGCTCTTGAGAACACATCAGTCCTGTACAAGCTGCAAATAGCGAACAATCCTCCAATTGAATAGCCTGCAATAGCCGTATATTCAGGCTCTGCACCAAGCTCAGCTTTTATAGCAGAGATTATGCTTCCAGTCAGCTTATCAAGATATTTATCTGCCCCTCCTGTGTAGGGGCTATCATTTTTATACAAAGGAGCACATTCCCAGGGGGCATCTCCTCATTCCAGTTAATGGTCCCTGGGGACGAGGTTAGGGACCATTTTTCACGCGTAAAAAAGACCCGGTACATTGTACCGAGTCTTCTGAACCCTGCAATAGCAGAAATATTATCTCTTTGAGAACGATTATTGAAGTGAATGTGCCTTATTTTAGGCATTTCTACTTCAAGTTGCTGTTTACCTGCCTCGTACGGTAGAAAACTCAGGACTACTGTATGCGGCTGGTGGCAACTCTCCCATATGACAATCATTTTTGTTTCATACGGGTAGTCCAATCTGGGTATTGGATGAAACTCGTCTTATCGTAAAGTCCTCCGAATATCTTATCAGGCATAGCGCCATAAACAAGAACAACTTCTGGTTCAAGTTCCTTCAGCATCTCTTCAAGACCTTCTCTGAAATATCTTTTGGATTCAGCGGATTTGATTTGTCCATATGTTCCGATAGAAACAATGCTATGTTTATCCACTCCCTGAAATGCCACTTTTTCTCCGAGAAAATCCGATTTATAAGTTCGCTCATCTCCCCATCGAATGTTAGGCACAACATAAAGCCCTTTCTGGCTTAAGTAATACCCAACTGCTCTGTTCAGATAGATATCAGCGATTTGAACACATAATGGCGCGTCAAGATAAAGTGAACAATCTGGTGTAACTATTCCCGGAAACCTTTTTAAATCGTCAACGTACTCTTCGGTATTTATTAGTATTTCCCGAAAATTGATATCATTTTCATAAAAGCATACAAAATCATTCTTATCTTGGCTCCGCTCTCTGATTGAGAACGGAACCATCCCTTCAGGAATAATTATCTCTTTTGGCGCATCAATATGTGGTATTTCAAACTTTCCATCGAAAAATGCAGTTTCTACCAAAGAAACTCTAAAGCCTTCATCTACCAGATTAGTCGCTGTCTTTCCCATGTTCTGCCTCCCACCTCAATATTGCTTCTGCCCCTTCTACAGCGCCAGCAATATTGTATGTAGCACATTCCTCAGGGAATTTAGTCATTAGTTCCTTGTAGCACTTAACTAATTCAGTATTTGGTTTTTTTTCAACAACCTCCTCCAACACCTCACTTATCCAGGAATATTCCGAAGCAGTGCATTCATTATTCAAGAAGTCTATTGTCGCTGTAATGTCTTCTGATAGGATATCAGTTAAAAGATTCTGGCATTCCTCTATTCCGTCTGCCCACTCTCCGCAACTAATATCTTCCACATATTCTCTGCGTTTAATGACTTCTCTAAACTTTT contains:
- a CDS encoding ABC transporter transmembrane domain-containing protein; translated protein: MFDKRLMAMCPESKKYIVGNIICQWVELMMNAVMIFVIANAVGKLYRKEMTVNEMLISLAILAGVLIVRFVMTKKTTQMSYRASKTVKRVMREQIYKKILKLGNTYREHATTAELVQESVEGVEQLESYFGQYVPQLVLHLREKPL
- a CDS encoding TraX family protein, coding for MEKKLNSNHLKIIAIIAMTIDHAANLFYPSFPAQPLPIALHIIGRLTAPIMWFFIAEGYHYTHNIKKYLLRLGIFAIISHFAYCFAFGINFVPLKTGIFNQTSVMYPLFIAVLVLWLQDSEFRYKVLKHILIFVLVWSAFPADWSCIAVLAIIGIHRHRGDLKKQTLIMMLWVMLYAVVSFFFVNKVHGIIELFVILVYPLMKRYDGQRGKAKWLKWFFYIYYPAHLVVIGIIRIIMYGDTPILF
- a CDS encoding GNAT family N-acetyltransferase, which produces MIKIELLSEKNFSINSLDSYNRKQDVNKVYRRIDGDYILIECKYTEDWNLNKKRSVAKQISSDEYITYIALENDRVVGFIGLLKQLKGRYMILDMMQVSSECRGLGIGRRLFEVGKDEARKNGAEALYISACSSEETIAFYRAMGSDLTVNPIKEIAEEEPFDLQMICPV
- a CDS encoding GNAT family N-acetyltransferase, producing MGIEIKKMESDEEIKGKAYVHWKSWQAAYKGIVEQSYLDSMTLAKCEEIAFKWPDNLIVAKDGNQVVGFVGYGKYHDEELIETGEIFAIYVLEEYCGTGVGKALMQAGLGELDYQTVAVWVLKDNKRAIKFYEKCGFCIDGREEVIKLGSPIVEVRMIRTTE
- a CDS encoding ATP-binding protein, producing MIKRDRYLNQLINARNNGFPKVITGVRRCGKSFLLKEIYREYLLSEKVPENRIIIMELDDDKNSKYRDPLELGAYIRERCKENENYYVFIDEIQKVYPIINPNFTDGKHVLANANDTEVISFVDVVLGLSREKNIDLYVTGSNSKMLSSDIVTEFRDKATNIKLSPLSFEEYYGYVGGSATEAIYSYMQYGGMPLAVLKSDEEKKEYLKSLFATTYFADIVERNQLKKGEALDELCNIISSSTGSLLNSEKIANTFESVRNENIDKQTVENYISYFKDAFLLREAKRYDLKGRKEIGALRKYYFIDTGLRNARLNFAFPDEGQMLENIVYNELCYNGYSVNVGAFDTVEKDKNGKSIRKNNEVDFYATKGLRSLYIQVTADISNAETREREIRPYFKLNDQVQKILVVNRPIGETLDENGFSIIGITEFLIRYIK
- a CDS encoding DUF3795 domain-containing protein, with translation MDKSWSENNKEIQKLLTKEATFKDAIQKLLAFREEMFEQITQIVSGYPDEAFAQMPFAGADGYHSKTLAYSIWHIFRIEDIVAHEMIAGDSQILFTHDFHNRIGAPIITTGNELQGNEIAEFSEKLNIKELYLYVKAVKESTDQILGNLTYKDLKQKFGGDVKEKLIRSKSVSENENAFWLIDYWCGKDIKGLIQMPFSRHWIMHIEAMRRIKNKLCKIARKGVDPIAYCGFSCNHCFLSEWCGSCRTKYNVCSFATCAEDRICPNVKCCKEKDLDGCYECDELENCNKGFYIPSNDGANAAKAQALYIRKYGKKEFLRVHDRLHEKYDFQKTQEVLGQDYKEGLRILEET
- a CDS encoding MATE family efflux transporter, whose protein sequence is MTNTEQTTQNMTSGNSMKQIILFFLPLLWGNLFQQLYSLVDSIIVGKGISDQALAAVGATGTLNFLILGFVVGMTRGFGITFAQSFGKNDMAMLNAYIRAAKKLSITFGIAFTVVCVSLLNKMLTFLNTPEDIFDDSYRYFVVILLGIVVTVMNNLEITILQSMGDSRTPLTAMICSSLVNIMLDIIFIMAFGTGVVGAAVATVVSQFVSYLLCLKKLRTIDFMSLGKDTSEKADEKNILVELMKIGLPVALMNSVTAAGTMVLQYFVNLMGSAYVAAYSACMKFASLFEQFGMSVGLSMMTFVGQNKGAGKYDRIRTGVRQGLMLSTLVNVPISLLMIFVPGSLARMLLTDNMIIGYCTDFMPIMGISFFALGWLFVYRYSVQGLGNTFIPMLSGGLEVIMRLIFGFLVGRNGFKGIAISEVSAWIGAFLMLMVTYYCLIGKRTKAIA
- a CDS encoding alpha/beta hydrolase-fold protein; the encoded protein is MYKNDSPYTGGADKYLDKLTGSIISAIKAELGAEPEYTAIAGYSIGGLFAICSLYRTDVFSRAVSASGSMWYPSFLEYAEKNNFGKMPSRVYFSLGDREARTRNALLSTVEDKTGKIYDQYKNKGIETTFEMNPGNHFKDADLRLAKGIARILK
- a CDS encoding DUF4417 domain-containing protein; this encodes MGKTATNLVDEGFRVSLVETAFFDGKFEIPHIDAPKEIIIPEGMVPFSIRERSQDKNDFVCFYENDINFREILINTEEYVDDLKRFPGIVTPDCSLYLDAPLCVQIADIYLNRAVGYYLSQKGLYVVPNIRWGDERTYKSDFLGEKVAFQGVDKHSIVSIGTYGQIKSAESKRYFREGLEEMLKELEPEVVLVYGAMPDKIFGGLYDKTSFIQYPDWTTRMKQK